CATAGGAACTTGATAATCTATAAGAACTTAGACTTATTTAATTAACTGTTGAACTTTTAAACTTCGAGAACTTTTTAAACCACTAGAGAACTTCTGTAAGAACCTTTTGaacttttttcagtaacttaATTTTAAAAACCTAAATTAACTCTGATTAACTTGAGAACTTATATAAATGTTGTTACGTGTTCACCCCTAcatgtcagtagattgcagaCAGCTGAGTTCTATATTTTCTTACCCCTCCCAATTCAAGTTCATAATCCTAGCTATAATGGTGGCTGTAGAACCAACATGTTTTAAGTCAGCCAAGACAGATCTAAGCCATTTAGACTGTAGCCCATAACCCCATACAGTGTACAAAATATGTACgcacacatttaaaatgtacaCAATATTCTAAAAATATGAACACTTAGCAAAAAATtaggaaatgaaaaataaacaaattctAATTTTATGCTTCCTTTCTTACATTTTTGTCCTTTCTTCCAATGTTTTTATCTCTTTTGATGATTTTATATGCatagcactttggtcaacagttattgttttaaatacgCTATAATGaggaaattttttaaaaatggacacAATCCATgttcaaataaatattttacagtattttacattttgagtcatcttaaaaactgtttttcccTATAATGTTAACTGtgtacctcagctgtcaatgccTACTTTAGACTAAAGTTTTATGGCCTTCTTTGGACTTTGCTACATGTTTATGCATGTTTTCATATGTTACAGCCCTGACTTCATGTCTGGAGAGAAGTCTTGAAGTGAGGATGgcattttttgtttaatttctttaGTGTAGGAGACTCCTCCAACATTAAAACATAGGTATGATGCTTCATAGCTCAAGTCTGAATGTGCAGGCATAAATTTAAATGTCGCTCCGTGGAAAGCAAATTACTGCAAGTTCTCTTCACCACATTTGCAACACAGATAATGATCCATTAACTCGAGGACTTTTTCAAGAATCCTGGGAGCTTTTTTAATGCACTTCAAGTTCAAAACTTTTTTAAGGAACCTGATCATTTAATTAAGGAATTCTCAAAAGTGACTTGGCTTAAGAAACACTTGATCTGTGAAACCATACCTTTTTTAGGACATGGAGAGTTTTCCTTTAGGGCTACTTTTTCAGGAATTCAAAGAACTATTTAAAGAACTTTTAATCTCTTGGTTTGTTCGGGATAATGAAGGAAGGTTTCAGGGAAATTGATGATGTGTTTTATTAGATTTTTGGGCACCAGTGGAGTTCTGGAAAATTAGGTACATCAAGATTTTGATACAGCATACAAACTGCAAAGCACTAATGAACTTTCCCTCAGCACAGCAGAAACAGATCATTCTGGTAGCTTGTAATCACACTATTCAATGGTGTCAGCTCACAGCTCACATCTGAGTTTAGTTCTTCATGGTGTGCCTCTGACATATGAAGCGCATTTTGCTGGAGCAGTGCAGATCGTTAAGACGTCCATCAGAATGAAGATGAGCGCAGTCTTCATCCCCGGGACCGAGACCATGATGGGTCCAGGCGTCAGGCTGCCCAGGTCTCCACCTCCTACAAAAGAATGATACAAAGTGAGTCTTAAGGTGAGCTGCAACCACCATGACAGACAAGAGAAGCCAGCGTCAAAGCACATGAagttgcagttcctctaatgtccaatTGAGGCTCGTTCCAGCAGTCACTCAGTTCGCACAAATTTTCAAGGTAAAAAGTCCAACTTTACAGCCGCTATAAACATTTTTGCAGCTCATACAATGAACTATATGGGAAAATGCGCACAAAAATTCTCAAACACAAacgcaataatgccaaataactATTTATagttatgtcttgatgcatgctcaatcatccaggtaaggaaatctcCAAAACTTGATTCTGTtcaacgtttctcccactgaaaacgctatgtccagatgaacagaatcaagttTTGGATATTTGTAGTTACAGTTATCCCCAAACACACATAAGCATGACCAGTATGATATAAATATAATAGTGGTGTACCCCTGAGATTATAATAATGTAGATGTGACATGAAGCGCCTGAGGACTGGGACTTCAGTTCAGTAACGAAATGTTTTTTCCTGCCTGGAGGTCTGGACTATGAAGGTCCTGCAAAAAGACTTTCAGATGTCAGCAGCGAGAACAGCTGACAAGGAAGTGGTAGTCCCGAAGATGCCACTTAACGTTGATGTCTGATGATTTTCCATGATTATGGCTCTCTGGACACTTTTCCTTTTGTCCTTTGTGTTATGTATGGACCAAGAGTTATTGTGTGCTATGCAAGCCATCGCCAGTAGGGGGCACCACGcccagttatgtgtgtgtgttacgtCTGTGTTAAGGAATAAAGAAGAAGTCAACTAGTAAACAAACTATCGTGTGTGCAGTCTGACTCAGCATAAGCTCTAATAGTGTACTGACACTACAGTGGAAATATAACACTTTGCGTACTATGTGTGACATACTCTTTGTAGGtgtctttaaaaagaacatgtgAGGTCATGTGAACTCATAAACATAAAGCAGGACACCCTCGCCACTTCATACCTTTTGATTTTGGAAAAAaggatgtctttgtttttcctgaAGCTCataatgatggtgatgatgggaCTGAGTATAACGTCTATTAAATCTATTCATTCTACAATTAGTATTCTTTAAAAATCATTGTCCCACaatgactagggatgggtaccggtatggcaccggttctgacataaacggtagtaaccagaccgaaaagcagcccacatttcggtactttatttcggtgatttttttccctgagATGTGATACACTtcagattctagccaatcattttacgtttccgaggatagtaggcgggcccaggtacgtacgttcttttagagcagagattaaaaatgcccaaggtgaagcagtcaaaagtctggctgtacttcacagcaaaagatgcaaactcagcagcctgcaacaagtgctttacgCTGATACTGtaatactgtgcaaaggaggtaacacctcaaatctgatgaaacacctggcgacgcatagcgttttttttaaagccgagtaATGCACCGTACCTACTaacgggtgtggtgcctgttatcggacccggagttagcaacatcccccaaaaacccgaagaggagagtcctggcccctagccctgtcagtgtagcagaaatgctgatggatgatgatggcagcagcagccgttcttctctgcgtgagtagcttcatgttgttcgtgtgtaattaacgttgagtacgctaaccacattattacattaatgcatgtaaggtgaactagcaaacaccgtcgtagttacatgcggctgtcttctagtttgatggcagatactcctttcaccctggccaaaaaggctaaaatgaccaaagaaaaattggaaaaccgttaaacatgagaggtttttggacaaagtttgtgttttttccattgtttaagcactgcttccagccaagagtgataccatatatgccctatagctgcagaaaaggctaacattgttatctttttacaaaaaaacagctaaacatgagaggttttaggacaaagtttgtgttctccattctttaagcaccggttcgagcaccgtttaagcaccggcaccgtttcaaaagtaccggtttggcaccggtatcggataaaacctaaacgatccCCATCCCTAACAATGACTCTGGGTTAACTGTAAATAGAAAATGTTGCAGATGGTTTCCTGATAATATTGACTCATGATATTTTACTCATGATTAATTATATACCTTATAGTGTTTATAAATGAACAAGAATAAAGATTAGAAATATGCccaattagaaaaaaaacaaacaaaagaaacatctTTTTTAACAAAAGGTTCATCATACTTGGACTGTGGTGCCTTtagcaaaaaaacccctcaaacaaacaaaaaatcagcATCCTAAAGGCCTCTCTTTGCTGTCTAGAAGTGAAGTGGTCGCAAAGAGGGCGCTGCTTTAGCAACCAATTTCACAGTAACTATCAGCCATCAATAACTGCTCACCAACTACTCAGGGAATATCCATTTTCCCCTAGTAACCAACAccaggcctgtgtgactgaggtcaTTCATGGCTGGTCTAAATATAGGGAGTCTTGTAGCAAGATTACCTTTGAATGGTTTATACACTGGTTATGTACTATAGCACTATTTTTTTCCTTATGGCAGTGTTCCCAACCACTGTGTCATGGCACATAGGTGTGCtgtgagaaatgatcaggtgtgctAGGAAGGTTATCTTGTTCCACCTGATTGGTATTCTAAGCTACCGGCATGAGTAAtgggcagaacaattacattctcttcctAATTGGCAGTACAAAAAACACAGCCCCTCATTTTCTTGCATGTATACCatcagttgtttgtttttttaagtgtaacAGCTTACCTCCGGTTCATGATGTAGGGTGTCTGGTTGACCCACTCCCACTGCCCAGTCCTCTCATCAGTCAGACCCACCCAGTGGAAGGTGCCCACACTACGCTGGGTCACAAAATCCTGTTAAAGGCAGACGGACAGAAAACTCTAATTTTCAGTTTCAACCAAGAATCAATACAGGTTCCTCCCCTTTTCAGTCACATACATGAGCTATAGATCTGTTTTTATAGATTAGCTCATGACAGAGGAATTCCTGTTGAGGTGACAGTGTGTTTAAGCTGCATCACATATTTGAGTGTCAGTGCAAACAGATGAGAGGGACAGCCAACTCACCCACTCCTCGTCAGTGAGAAGAATGACCAAGTGAGATTCGTGTCCATTGCACCAGTCTCTGGCATCGTGCCACGATAATGGCGTGGTACTGAATAAGTAGCAGTTGGTGCCAAAAGAATCCCAATTCAGAGGACAACAGCCGTGTGCTGTCGTGCCTGACAGACGGACAGACAGAAAGTGTCTGGTTTCCATGTTTTATAAGAGTCATTTCAAAAATACACTTTTAGATATTGGAGACCTTTAAAAGGGGACAGTCCTAGAAGATATTAGACAGTCGTTGTGAGCACTATTTTTAGAACGACATATTTTTGGTGAAGAAATATGATGAGATTAACATCATCCTTTTCAAGAAAGATCAGTGGATGAAAGCACACAATCACATGGTTAAGAAaattctaaaataaaaaaaggccaaacaaataataacaaataagtATAATAAACAAATGGAACAATTGGAGAGCTTAATACAAATCTTAAATTAGGAAATAACACGATTTAGTTACTAATTTCCTCATAAGACCTCGCTCCCCCCCAGAGAGACAAAACCTTTCTGCCTTAGCTTGTTACAGTTTATACAAAGAAACATGAATTTTGGTTCTTAGCTTCAAGAACCTGTTTAAACCTTCCAGTAATGCCTGCAGGTGTTTGAAGTTAGTCTGAGCTCATTAGATGCCTCAGACTCAGAGATAAATGACTTGGGTGCCAATGAACCAAGGCACATTTATACACAGGCTTCTTCTTTAGTAACGGTAAAGGTGTTCTATAAGCTTAAAACTGTGAGGGCATCTTTGGTCAATGAAGCAGAGGGCAGAACATTAGACTGGATGACTAAATGACGAAGAGGGGAGAGGATTAGACAGGAGCTGTGTACCATTGTTGACCAAGCGTTCAAAAGAACATTTGAGTTCGGCGACCGTCCTGCGGAGAGCGTCCAGGACTGAGAGCTGCCTCAGTGCCTCTGATACTGATGAGTTGCACACACAAAGCACAGGTATGTTAATGAAACTACTTGCTAGTGTCAATGTGTATGCAGTGTTGCTCTGCAGAGTTCCCACCTGATGCCAGCTGGTCCTTGTTGTTCTCCACTGCAAACTTCATTGACAAAACTTCTTTTGCTGTATCTATTGCAGAAGAACAGGAAATTAcagagtgttaagaagaaaggACAGCAATTGAGTAACGCAGTATCACAGTATGAGTACATCTGAGCTACCTTTGGTGAGCTGCTGTGTGTCCCTCAGTGATTCAGTCAGATTAGAAACACTTTTCTCCGAAGACCACAACCGGTTCCATGTTGACGtgtctgcaaacacacagacatataaaaaaaattataaaataaaaatttttttcttcaaatcatTACCAAAAAGATTCTCACCATTAAATAAAAGTACTTACTGttgttgttcattttattttgtgattatTTACATCTGCTTAACTGTTTATGGCGTAGCACACATTATGCATCATtactttctttatcttttgcctccacagagccagccttttttgtaatcttttaaaaaagcttGAACTATtcttctccaggctttctgaagttttttttaaaggtcattGTTTTGTTGATATGGCACGGTAACTGAATCTTCAAtaacaaatgttttgttttcttctacaCATTATACAGGTCAGCTGTTCCACACAGATTTAAGGTTTATGTAATGCAatagtttgtaatgacacagctgGATCTCTATTCTGACCTCACTGTCTAGATAAAAACACACCTCTTTTGGTTGATTGAGGTAGACAACTGACAGAAAAGAGTTTCaagaaagaaacaagaaaatgcTGGTTTGTGAGTCAGTTACTGCCCACAAACTAtgttttacatgtttgttttaCACCGTCAGATCCACAACCTGAGCATCATTTCATTATATTGTGGCTGAAGTGAAGCCAGACACCTCTACAGTCAATATCTCCTAAAGTGGGCAGCTCACACTTGGAAAAATCCAAAAGGATAAACATCACTGCAGGCCAGACAGGAAAATCTATACACTTGTGTTTTAGGTGTCTATTTTGATAAATAGTGACCTTAAGGCCCTGTTGTGTCCTGAGTGTACTCACTGCTGGCTCCCAGAGCTATGATCAGAATCACGAGGAGTGTAGCCGTCAGAGCAGGAAAGAGCCATCGTCTGTACCTGGAGAACCTGGAGAAATCGACAGTACGAGGCTCTGCGGACAGACAAATAGGACAtgagtttttcattttacagaacgcacagacagacagacagacacacagacaggcaCCTTTGTTCCAGAAATTGCTCATTTCTTCGTCCACATTGTCATGGTATTCAGTCGTCATGGCGATTCTGGTCTCTgggtctgtctctgtgtgaaaTGGTGTGCGTCTGACTTCGTCTTCATCCAGTCCCCAATGAACAAACAGGCGAACTGTCCAAACACAGAGCCTCAGGTCATTGGCCACGAGCTGCACTTTGCACTGGAAAAcaccacctgtgtgtgtgtgtgtgtttgtgtgtgtgtgtgtgtgtgtgttagctgaTTACTACACCGAGATAATCTACATCAACAACTACAAAGAACTAAACTTTCATGGAAAAAAGGACAAACATCAGAAAATACCTGAGTCTGGAGCTGCAAACAGACTAAAAGGAAAAGTGACGGATGAACACATaatcattaaaatatttttgagtAGCAGTGGCAATAAAGGTAAGGAAGCAGTGACAGACACAGATTTGTTTTCAATTATTTTAATGTATGTCATAATGTCTGACTACAACATGTCAGTCAGCGGTTAGAGATCTTGCACTTTCCTCCCTGACACTTTTCAATCAACTGCTGCATCTGTTGTCCATCataggcaaggcaagtttatttatatagcacaattcaacaacaaggtgattcaaagtgctttccagagacattaaaaacgaaaacaaataaaaagcatgattagaattgatttaaaaaacagtagataaaatcagaacagtaggtaaaatcagtagttaaaatttaagttttgaaatttaagcttaagagtgtggatttggtgttttattcaaatgcagctgagaataggtgggtcttcaacctggatttgaataaactgagtgtttcagcagATCtaaggctttctgggagtttgttccagaaatatggagcataaaagctgaatgcagcttctccgtgtttggttctgactctgggaaccgATAAAAAACCGTATCcggatgacctgagggatctggaaggttcatactgggtcaggaggtcactgatatatttcggtcctaaaccattcagagctttatagaccagcatcagaactttaaagtctatcctctgacggacaggcagccagtgtaaagacctcagagctggactgatgtggtccacttttttggtcttagtgaggactcgagcagcagagttctgaatgagctgtagttgtctgactgattttttaggtagacctgtaaagatgctgttacagtaatcaagcctactaaagatgaatgcatggactagtttttcaaggtcctgttgagacatcagatcttttatccttgatatattcttgaggtgatagtaagctgattttgttattgtcttaatgtgtttttctaagtttaggtctgcatccatcactacacccaaatttctcgcctgatttgtggtttttaggtgtatagattggagttctctggtgacctgtaattgtttttctttggcaccaaagactattacttcagttttgtttttgtttagctggagaaaattgtggtacaaccagtcattaatttcctcaatgcatttaccaagagcctgtacagggcctcggtctcctggtgacattgtgctatatgtttgtgtgtcatctgcatagctatgatagtttattttgttgttctttataatctgtgccagtgggagcatgtaaatgttaaacagaaggggtcccaagatggaaccttggggaactccacatgtgatacttgtctgctcagatgtgaagttacctattgatacaaagtatttcctgttttctaagtatgttttgaaccagtttagtacagttcctgaaagacctgcccaattctccagtcgtttgagtaatatgt
The sequence above is a segment of the Oreochromis aureus strain Israel breed Guangdong linkage group 3, ZZ_aureus, whole genome shotgun sequence genome. Coding sequences within it:
- the LOC116334655 gene encoding C-type lectin domain family 10 member A-like, translating into MTTEYHDNVDEEMSNFWNKEPRTVDFSRFSRYRRWLFPALTATLLVILIIALGASNTSTWNRLWSSEKSVSNLTESLRDTQQLTKDTAKEVLSMKFAVENNKDQLASVSEALRQLSVLDALRRTVAELKCSFERLVNNGTTAHGCCPLNWDSFGTNCYLFSTTPLSWHDARDWCNGHESHLVILLTDEEWDFVTQRSVGTFHWVGLTDERTGQWEWVNQTPYIMNRRRWRPGQPDAWTHHGLGPGDEDCAHLHSDGRLNDLHCSSKMRFICQRHTMKN